A window of Equus przewalskii isolate Varuska chromosome 6, EquPr2, whole genome shotgun sequence genomic DNA:
TGACAGCACAGTTCAGTAGAAGCATCTGGACACCAGCTCCATCTTCATGCCACAACTCTCTCTTCTGAACTCAAAGCATCGTGACAATTTCCAACCAAGATCAAGGACAATGAGAAGAGTCCAATTATGAACATAACCAGATGGCACTTTCCAGATCTTTCCCCAGTTACTAATGTCTGTGAGAAACAGAGATGTGGTACCCACTAGCAACAAACAAGTGTAGAGACACATCTTTCAATAATAAAGACTACAAGGGAAGGTGGATATGGAGTTGGAAGATTCCAGTATCTGCCACAGTGGACCAGAAAAGAAATTTCAACAATACAGGTCTCACATCATCACCACATAGTAGGATCATAATGGAAAGAATCAAAACTTTTTATCTAAAATTATATCAAGTTGCacacggaaaaaaaaaaagcaaaaacacattACCCCTGGGTCCAAAAGATGTTGTACTAGAAAGGAGACAAGTGTTAGAGTAAGTGTACAATTATTTATAGtctgagataaaatatatgtctttatattgagagtttctctccagtgtgtgtTCTTACATGTGCGCGCAGGGACCCAAGGTGACGGAAACCTTTCCCACAGTGCTGACACACATAGGGTGTCTCCTCACTGTGCGTTCTCATGTGTCCTCGCAGAGAGACGAGATGCCTGAAAGCTTTCCCGCAGTCCTgacattcatagggcttctccccACTGTGCGTTCGCTCATGTCCTCGCAGGGACGAGAGGTACTTAAAGGCTTTCCCACAATGCTGACACTCATAAGGCTTCTCCTCACTGTGCATTCTCACATGCTCTCGAAGGGATGAGGAACaaatgaaggctttcccacattccgtacattcatagggtttcacTCCACTGTGCGTTTTCACGTGTTTTTTACAGTATTTAGGACAACTGAAGGCTTTCCCGCATAAATTACAGACgaaaggtttctctccagtgtgctTTCTCATGTGTCCTCGCAGGCACTTGAGATacctgaaggccttcccacactgCCTGCATTCATAGGGTTTGTCTCCGCTGTGAGTTCTCGTGTGTTCTCGAAGGTATGAGTACCAACGGAAAGCTTTCCCGCAGTGCTCACactcatagggcttctctccagtgtgcaGTCGCACATGCTCTCTAAAGTATGAGGGGCgactgaaggccttcccacactcctGACATtgatagggtttctctccagtgtgcgTTCTCATGTGTCGTGTCAGGTAGGAGTAATatataaaggctttcccacacacTTTACATGTGTGGcttttttctccagtgtgaactctcagATGTCCCCAGAAAGATGAGGCACAAGTGTAAACTTTCCCACATTCGTTACACTCGAAAGATTTTTTACCACGGAGACTCTTCACATGTCTCTTAGATGCTCTCCTAGTATCCTGCCGTCCTTTACAGGGCTTCTCTACAATGTCTGTTTCCACATGAGTGCTTAGGCACGAGACACAACTGCAGGCCCGCCCACATTCCTCACATGGATGAGGTTTGTGTCCAGTGTGAGGTCTTTGCCGATTCTTAAGGAGAGAACAATCCCTGAGGGCTTTTCCACACTTCGTGCATTCACCGGGTTTAACTCCAGCTGGACACCTCTCATGCACAGGAAGGTCTGTAATCTGCTTTAGGGTTTCTCCACAGCCATCACCTCCATTACATCCATGGAGACTCTCCAGCAAATGGCTCCTGTTCAAAATGGGAG
This region includes:
- the LOC103562960 gene encoding zinc finger protein 77-like isoform X2; amino-acid sequence: MDSLVFEDVAVNFTPEEWALLDGAQRKLYRDVMLETCRNLASVDCCTQVKTNGSSPQQDVFKNKIFSKEKIVMFTRSDPWSVFGENWAFHSIEDQCQTQESCLRSHLLESLHGCNGGDGCGETLKQITDLPVHERCPAGVKPGECTKCGKALRDCSLLKNRQRPHTGHKPHPCEECGRACSCVSCLSTHVETDIVEKPCKGRQDTRRASKRHVKSLRGKKSFECNECGKVYTCASSFWGHLRVHTGEKSHTCKVCGKAFIYYSYLTRHMRTHTGEKPYQCQECGKAFSRPSYFREHVRLHTGEKPYECEHCGKAFRWYSYLREHTRTHSGDKPYECRQCGKAFRYLKCLRGHMRKHTGEKPFVCNLCGKAFSCPKYCKKHVKTHSGVKPYECTECGKAFICSSSLREHVRMHSEEKPYECQHCGKAFKYLSSLRGHERTHSGEKPYECQDCGKAFRHLVSLRGHMRTHSEETPYVCQHCGKGFRHLGSLRAHVRTHTGEKLSI
- the LOC103562960 gene encoding zinc finger protein 77-like isoform X4, whose product is MFTRSDPWSVFGENWAFHSIEDQCQTQESCLRSHLLESLHGCNGGDGCGETLKQITDLPVHERCPAGVKPGECTKCGKALRDCSLLKNRQRPHTGHKPHPCEECGRACSCVSCLSTHVETDIVEKPCKGRQDTRRASKRHVKSLRGKKSFECNECGKVYTCASSFWGHLRVHTGEKSHTCKVCGKAFIYYSYLTRHMRTHTGEKPYQCQECGKAFSRPSYFREHVRLHTGEKPYECEHCGKAFRWYSYLREHTRTHSGDKPYECRQCGKAFRYLKCLRGHMRKHTGEKPFVCNLCGKAFSCPKYCKKHVKTHSGVKPYECTECGKAFICSSSLREHVRMHSEEKPYECQHCGKAFKYLSSLRGHERTHSGEKPYECQDCGKAFRHLVSLRGHMRTHSEETPYVCQHCGKGFRHLGSLRAHVRTHTGEKLSI
- the LOC103562960 gene encoding zinc finger protein 77-like isoform X3, which translates into the protein MLETCRNLASVDCCTQVKTNGSSPQQDVFKNKIFSKEKIVMFTRSDPWSVFGENWAFHSIEDQCQTQESCLRSHLLESLHGCNGGDGCGETLKQITDLPVHERCPAGVKPGECTKCGKALRDCSLLKNRQRPHTGHKPHPCEECGRACSCVSCLSTHVETDIVEKPCKGRQDTRRASKRHVKSLRGKKSFECNECGKVYTCASSFWGHLRVHTGEKSHTCKVCGKAFIYYSYLTRHMRTHTGEKPYQCQECGKAFSRPSYFREHVRLHTGEKPYECEHCGKAFRWYSYLREHTRTHSGDKPYECRQCGKAFRYLKCLRGHMRKHTGEKPFVCNLCGKAFSCPKYCKKHVKTHSGVKPYECTECGKAFICSSSLREHVRMHSEEKPYECQHCGKAFKYLSSLRGHERTHSGEKPYECQDCGKAFRHLVSLRGHMRTHSEETPYVCQHCGKGFRHLGSLRAHVRTHTGEKLSI